The proteins below come from a single Rhizobium tropici CIAT 899 genomic window:
- the panB gene encoding 3-methyl-2-oxobutanoate hydroxymethyltransferase: MSTVGHTKRTTPAAIEAMKGTRSIVSLTAYTTPIARLLDPHCDLLLVGDSLGMVLYGMETTVGVTLEMMIAHGQAVMRGAKHACVTVDMPFGSYQESKEQAFRNAARILKETGCDGVKLEGGEEMAETVAFLTSRGIPVFGHVGLMPQQVNTTGGYRSLGRSDKEADKIRRDAKAISEAGAFAMVIEGTVEPLAREITAAVAIPTIGIGASAACDGQILVSDDMLGLFNDFKPRFVKHFAELAPIISKAAEAYAEEVKARTFPALEHTFQPKK, translated from the coding sequence ATGAGCACCGTCGGACATACCAAGCGCACGACGCCGGCAGCCATCGAAGCGATGAAGGGCACCCGTTCCATCGTCAGCCTGACGGCCTATACGACGCCGATTGCCCGTCTGCTCGATCCGCATTGCGACCTGCTGCTGGTCGGTGATTCCCTCGGCATGGTGCTCTACGGCATGGAAACGACCGTCGGCGTCACGCTGGAGATGATGATCGCCCACGGCCAGGCCGTCATGCGTGGCGCCAAGCATGCTTGCGTCACCGTCGACATGCCTTTCGGCTCCTATCAAGAATCGAAGGAACAAGCCTTTCGCAATGCCGCCCGCATCCTGAAGGAAACCGGCTGCGATGGCGTGAAACTTGAGGGCGGCGAAGAGATGGCCGAGACCGTGGCCTTCCTGACCTCTCGCGGTATTCCGGTCTTCGGCCATGTCGGCCTCATGCCGCAGCAGGTGAATACGACTGGCGGCTATCGCTCGCTCGGCCGCTCGGACAAGGAAGCGGACAAGATCAGACGTGACGCCAAGGCGATCTCGGAGGCCGGCGCCTTCGCCATGGTCATCGAAGGCACGGTCGAACCGCTCGCCCGCGAGATCACCGCCGCCGTCGCCATTCCCACCATCGGCATCGGCGCATCGGCCGCCTGCGACGGGCAGATCCTCGTTTCGGACGACATGCTCGGCCTGTTCAACGATTTCAAGCCGCGCTTCGTCAAGCACTTCGCGGAGCTGGCACCCATAATCTCGAAAGCGGCGGAAGCCTACGCCGAGGAAGTGAAGGCCCGCACGTTTCCGGCACTGGAGCATACCTTCCAGCCGAAGAAGTGA
- a CDS encoding DUF2164 domain-containing protein produces MKKITFSKEEKAAMVARLQRYFAEELDQTLGTLPTEFLLDFFTAEIGPYYYNQGLRDAHAALMSKMEDFGEAIYLLEKEPAKS; encoded by the coding sequence ATGAAGAAGATCACCTTTTCGAAGGAGGAGAAGGCAGCCATGGTCGCGCGTCTTCAGCGCTATTTCGCCGAAGAGCTCGACCAGACGCTCGGCACTTTGCCCACCGAATTCCTGCTCGATTTCTTCACGGCCGAGATCGGCCCTTACTATTACAATCAGGGTTTGCGGGATGCCCATGCGGCATTGATGAGCAAGATGGAGGATTTCGGCGAGGCGATCTATCTGCTTGAGAAAGAGCCGGCCAAGAGCTGA